Proteins co-encoded in one Psychromonas sp. L1A2 genomic window:
- a CDS encoding DUF1294 domain-containing protein: protein MKLQGKILNWNDDKGFGFVEPNGGGQRAFVHIKSFKYGSKRPINGDVIIYELVKEANNRFKAVKVQFSSEAREANKRKENYNKASSYNVVRHLFTIIFCFALLASVTMGKLPSIFIGLYAVMSIITYIAYAIDKSSAQSGNWRTKESTLHLFALAGGWPGAFWAQQRLRHKSIKKEFQIGFRTTVFLNLMGFFWLHTESGSHFLHIVVLPLLNF, encoded by the coding sequence ATGAAGTTACAAGGTAAAATATTAAATTGGAATGATGATAAAGGTTTTGGTTTTGTTGAGCCTAATGGTGGTGGACAGCGGGCTTTTGTGCATATTAAATCATTTAAGTATGGTTCGAAAAGGCCGATTAATGGCGATGTGATTATTTATGAATTAGTAAAAGAAGCTAACAATCGGTTCAAAGCGGTTAAGGTTCAATTTTCCAGTGAGGCGAGAGAAGCAAATAAACGTAAAGAGAACTATAACAAAGCGAGTAGTTACAATGTTGTTCGCCATCTGTTCACTATTATTTTTTGTTTTGCACTATTGGCCTCTGTAACAATGGGGAAACTGCCTAGTATTTTTATTGGCCTTTACGCTGTAATGAGTATTATCACTTATATTGCTTATGCTATTGATAAGTCTTCTGCTCAAAGTGGAAACTGGAGAACGAAAGAAAGCACATTACATCTTTTTGCTTTAGCGGGGGGCTGGCCTGGTGCTTTTTGGGCCCAACAACGATTACGCCATAAGTCGATAAAGAAAGAATTTCAAATAGGGTTTAGAACAACTGTATTTTTGAATTTAATGGGGTTCTTTTGGCTACACACTGAAAGTGGGTCTCATTTTTTACATATTGTTGTACTACCGTTGTTAAACTTTTAG
- a CDS encoding GNAT family N-acetyltransferase produces MKIKLDDLSGKEIFSLLQEHLDDMKATSPPESVHALNLEALKDPSVYFWSIWDEQVLAGCGAFKKLDQQHAEIKSMRTSSLYKKQGVASKLLIHIIEQAKLSGFSRLSLETGSMDYFLPAHSLYLKHGFSFCAPFSDYEEDSNSKFMSLDLVKV; encoded by the coding sequence TTGAAGATTAAATTAGATGATTTATCAGGTAAGGAGATCTTCTCTCTTCTTCAAGAGCATCTTGATGATATGAAAGCAACTTCTCCGCCTGAAAGTGTACATGCACTCAATTTAGAGGCGTTAAAAGATCCTTCTGTTTATTTTTGGAGCATTTGGGATGAGCAAGTATTGGCTGGATGTGGTGCTTTCAAAAAACTTGATCAACAACATGCTGAAATAAAGTCGATGAGAACCTCAAGCCTTTACAAAAAACAGGGGGTTGCTTCTAAGTTGTTAATTCATATTATTGAGCAAGCAAAACTATCTGGATTCAGTCGATTAAGCCTTGAAACAGGATCAATGGATTATTTTTTACCTGCCCATAGCTTGTATTTAAAACATGGATTTAGTTTTTGTGCTCCTTTTTCTGATTATGAAGAAGATTCCAATAGTAAATTTATGTCATTAGATTTAGTTAAGGTGTAG
- a CDS encoding SelT/SelW/SelH family protein: MNKIDIKYCKKCRWLMRSSWMAQELLSTFEDELDEVSLLPGEGGIFEIFANGTLIWSRKEMGGFPEITELKQLVRNIIAPDKDLGCIDRKTAKSLTQ; the protein is encoded by the coding sequence ATGAATAAAATAGATATTAAATATTGCAAAAAATGCCGTTGGTTAATGCGATCATCGTGGATGGCCCAAGAGTTATTAAGTACTTTTGAAGATGAGTTAGATGAAGTTTCATTATTACCAGGTGAAGGTGGAATATTCGAAATTTTTGCAAATGGCACGCTTATTTGGTCGCGTAAGGAAATGGGTGGCTTTCCAGAAATTACAGAGTTAAAGCAATTAGTTAGAAATATTATTGCACCAGATAAAGATCTTGGGTGTATCGATCGTAAAACAGCTAAAAGCCTCACTCAATAA
- a CDS encoding antibiotic biosynthesis monooxygenase family protein, protein MSVIANTPKPPYYAVIFTSTRTEGDDGYHEAADRMVELAQQQTGFLGIESARECIGITVSYWANLDSIKQWKANTEHIEAQKMGRQSWYDTFKIRISKVERDYGQLIDESH, encoded by the coding sequence ATGTCAGTTATCGCTAATACACCTAAACCACCTTATTATGCAGTTATTTTTACTTCTACCCGTACAGAAGGAGATGATGGTTACCATGAAGCCGCCGATAGAATGGTAGAACTTGCTCAGCAACAAACAGGATTTTTAGGTATTGAGTCAGCGAGAGAATGTATCGGTATAACGGTTTCTTATTGGGCTAATTTAGATTCAATAAAACAATGGAAAGCTAATACTGAGCATATAGAGGCCCAAAAAATGGGACGACAATCTTGGTATGATACTTTTAAAATACGTATTTCAAAGGTAGAGCGGGATTACGGTCAATTAATTGATGAGTCTCATTAA
- a CDS encoding MarR family winged helix-turn-helix transcriptional regulator — MSFEQLKLKHQLCHRLYMASNSIARAYREPLTEINLTYPQYVVMMALWDQDKITIAELIETTAIDGSAMTQILKKMADKSLLAVIKDEKDQRKRLIQLTRTGQDLKLQAVDIPGKIRCKFNSIDSNQALQLMQSLDLVIHDLNKKEDE; from the coding sequence ATGTCATTTGAACAGCTAAAACTAAAGCATCAGCTGTGTCATCGTTTATATATGGCATCAAATAGTATTGCCCGTGCCTATCGAGAACCATTAACAGAAATTAATTTAACTTACCCACAATATGTGGTGATGATGGCATTGTGGGATCAAGATAAAATAACCATTGCCGAGCTTATTGAAACAACCGCAATTGATGGTAGTGCAATGACTCAAATATTAAAGAAAATGGCTGACAAGTCACTATTAGCAGTCATTAAAGATGAAAAAGATCAACGAAAACGCCTTATTCAATTAACAAGAACAGGTCAAGATCTGAAATTACAAGCAGTAGATATACCCGGTAAAATACGTTGTAAATTTAATAGTATCGATTCAAATCAAGCCTTACAATTAATGCAATCCTTAGATTTAGTCATTCATGATTTAAACAAAAAAGAAGATGAGTAA
- a CDS encoding organic hydroperoxide resistance protein, producing MNVLQEVAYTAKATATGGREGIAKSDDGRLDVKLSTPKNLGGDDGQGTNPEQLFGAGYAACFIGALKHVAGVEKIALPSDLFINSEVSIGPIEGGFGIAVKLSISLGDMDKAEAEALVEKADLVCPYSNATRGNIAKELIIL from the coding sequence ATGAATGTATTACAAGAAGTCGCTTACACAGCTAAAGCAACAGCAACGGGTGGCCGTGAAGGTATCGCTAAATCTGATGATGGTCGTTTAGATGTTAAACTCTCTACACCTAAAAACTTAGGTGGTGATGATGGACAAGGCACAAACCCTGAGCAATTATTTGGTGCTGGTTATGCGGCATGTTTCATTGGTGCACTTAAACATGTTGCAGGTGTTGAGAAAATAGCACTTCCAAGCGATTTGTTCATTAACTCTGAAGTTTCTATTGGTCCTATCGAAGGTGGTTTTGGGATCGCAGTTAAGCTTTCTATCTCACTAGGTGATATGGATAAAGCGGAAGCAGAAGCGTTAGTAGAAAAAGCTGATTTAGTTTGCCCATACTCAAATGCAACACGTGGCAATATTGCTAAAGAACTTATTATTCTTTAG
- a CDS encoding MFS transporter, with the protein MKKLTHYNRLVLSVCLCSVVTFSNIYWLQPLLPTLQHEFNISLLAANLTMSAPLLGMGLGLLIFASLSDSIGRRPILLKGMIAGLCVSLLLPLVENYSLFLSLRFIQGALLSVCPAVAIPLLGEELRKSWLPAAVGFYIASNTIGGISSRLVGGASVDLLGSWQATGYAIAAFTAILFMAVYFIIPKQRHFTAQQFKLKPSLNMFSKHLQRPQLLLLYIVIGLAFGCFVNLFSYLMSVLEEAPYQLPSALRSLVFITFLGGTMSASLAGKFSKKHGQLAGVATGVCIMLLANFLLSNHNLSVMIIGMIMMAFGFFFCHAQASTLVSRTAKKGKGSAQALYSLFYYTGASLGVFFIAPFYERWGWQGVLTSTSIALIICLALLALYQVKYTVQQKQVSSSI; encoded by the coding sequence ATGAAAAAATTAACACATTACAACCGTTTAGTACTTTCAGTTTGCCTTTGCTCAGTGGTCACTTTCTCTAACATCTATTGGTTACAACCACTATTACCAACGCTTCAACATGAATTTAATATCAGCTTATTAGCCGCTAATCTGACGATGTCAGCCCCTTTACTAGGTATGGGATTAGGATTGTTAATTTTTGCTAGTCTGTCTGACTCAATAGGTAGACGCCCTATTCTCTTAAAAGGCATGATTGCAGGTTTGTGTGTCTCTTTGTTATTGCCATTAGTTGAGAATTATTCTTTATTCTTATCATTACGCTTTATACAGGGTGCTTTATTATCTGTATGCCCTGCTGTAGCTATTCCTTTATTGGGCGAAGAGTTGAGAAAGAGTTGGTTACCTGCTGCTGTAGGCTTTTATATTGCCTCAAATACCATAGGTGGCATCAGTAGCAGATTAGTTGGTGGTGCTTCTGTTGACCTATTAGGAAGTTGGCAAGCAACTGGATATGCTATTGCAGCATTTACTGCCATTTTATTTATGGCAGTCTACTTTATTATCCCTAAACAACGTCACTTCACAGCACAACAATTTAAACTAAAACCAAGTTTAAATATGTTTTCTAAGCATTTACAACGTCCTCAATTATTATTGTTATATATTGTTATTGGATTAGCATTCGGATGCTTTGTAAACTTATTTAGTTACTTAATGAGTGTGCTCGAAGAAGCGCCATACCAATTACCAAGTGCACTGCGTAGTTTAGTTTTCATCACCTTTTTAGGGGGGACCATGAGTGCTTCATTAGCAGGTAAATTCTCTAAAAAGCATGGTCAATTAGCAGGAGTTGCGACAGGTGTATGTATTATGTTGTTAGCTAATTTCCTATTAAGCAATCACAACCTATCAGTAATGATCATTGGCATGATCATGATGGCCTTTGGTTTCTTCTTTTGTCACGCCCAAGCCAGTACCTTGGTTAGCCGTACAGCCAAAAAAGGCAAAGGCAGCGCTCAAGCACTATATAGTTTATTTTATTATACAGGGGCAAGTTTAGGTGTTTTCTTCATTGCTCCATTCTATGAACGTTGGGGGTGGCAAGGTGTACTCACAAGTACCAGTATCGCATTAATTATTTGTCTAGCATTATTGGCTCTGTACCAAGTTAAATATACCGTACAGCAAAAACAAGTATCTTCTTCTATTTAA
- a CDS encoding LysR family transcriptional regulator: MEFRQLQHFVTIVETGSISAAARHLFLAQPAISASIKKLESELNMPLLHRRERGVSLTEAGHQFLLHAKQILQQAKDAKLSMQAIEGLDQGEVEIGVPPMLGSYFFPPLIMAFKHQHPALGMNIIDTGTRRIRKKLLDGDLELGVVADHDLPPEFDSGKLIREEMVVCMAADHPLAEFEQIEYADFLKYELILFGKGYYHHSLIEKISQKEKESPKIAFTSNLLPLIKSIIRKGYAISPMWKVSIQDDDEIVTRPFVEPFCIDLSLAWRRDSYMSRANQVFRDFVLEEVKNN; encoded by the coding sequence ATGGAATTTAGACAACTACAACATTTTGTGACAATTGTTGAAACAGGCAGTATCTCTGCAGCCGCTCGGCATTTGTTTTTAGCACAACCAGCGATCAGTGCCAGTATTAAAAAGCTTGAAAGTGAATTAAATATGCCGCTACTACACCGTCGTGAAAGAGGGGTAAGTTTGACCGAAGCGGGACATCAGTTTTTACTGCATGCTAAGCAGATACTGCAACAAGCTAAGGATGCAAAGCTGTCCATGCAGGCTATCGAAGGGCTTGATCAAGGAGAGGTTGAGATTGGTGTTCCTCCTATGCTTGGTTCATACTTCTTTCCCCCTTTAATTATGGCTTTTAAACATCAACATCCAGCGTTGGGGATGAATATTATAGATACAGGTACTCGACGTATTAGAAAGAAGTTATTGGATGGTGACTTAGAGCTAGGGGTCGTTGCAGATCATGATTTACCACCTGAATTTGATAGTGGAAAATTAATCCGAGAAGAGATGGTTGTTTGTATGGCAGCTGACCATCCTCTTGCTGAGTTTGAGCAGATCGAATATGCCGATTTTTTAAAATATGAACTAATATTGTTTGGAAAAGGTTATTACCATCATTCATTGATTGAAAAAATTAGCCAAAAAGAAAAAGAAAGTCCAAAGATTGCCTTCACCAGTAATTTATTGCCATTAATTAAATCTATTATTCGTAAAGGTTATGCTATTTCACCTATGTGGAAAGTTAGTATTCAAGACGACGATGAAATTGTTACACGTCCTTTTGTTGAACCTTTTTGTATCGATCTTAGTTTAGCTTGGCGCAGAGATAGTTATATGTCTCGTGCTAATCAAGTATTTCGAGATTTTGTTCTTGAAGAAGTTAAAAATAATTAG
- a CDS encoding methyl-accepting chemotaxis protein — MPIKFTIKTKLVTTLCVPLILMAAFFLYSLIETENYVLEKEKENVSLQLGKVLDQELKGQVDTLSFAIADYYEQSKIQNIEKSLTKEMLEFRTMIEGIYKNSHSEIEAEISIYAFLNQYHWNDGRYLFAYNASSYVSVAYGSDLSNIGSSGFNNVSPDGKYYVQNIIAAAKKDDIGFSQYTYLNPNTNIIEDKITASFYFKPLNIVIASGEYISTLRMNNIKNALHAVTIAKYGENGYFWIQDKNGKIIAHPKKEIVGTVVDSSKLVANSIKGQTETSVKIIFENPVTKEYENKIAYARNIFSDWGWTIVTGAYESDIIAVQESLTSVTEDIFGEQVYSMVTTSAILIILSFVIVIWIISAIVKSLLTLKERIDTLSTGEADLTSRIAIVYDDELGDISRSVNNFIIYLQSMMLDISQASVHITKSTEQLNDQSIKVNSALLTHASETDQVVSAITEMSSTSETVAQNAADTSINTQKANDEAILSKAIVTEASNSVIALVDEVDSASTSINTMNDNTQEIIKALSVIGEIADQTNLLALNAAIEAARAGEQGRGFAVVADEVRSLAARTQTSTAEINKILSTLSNDAENAVTAMDVTRSSCQRTAENTARVTDSLDNMTNFIIHINDLNTQIATASEEQSAVTEEVNRNMTNISEMVKELTRSGQETLDSTENLASANSQLDSLVKKFKLE, encoded by the coding sequence GTGCCAATAAAATTTACTATCAAAACTAAACTCGTTACTACGTTATGTGTGCCATTGATCCTTATGGCTGCTTTTTTTCTCTACTCATTAATTGAAACAGAGAATTATGTACTTGAAAAGGAAAAAGAAAACGTTAGTTTACAATTAGGGAAAGTACTTGATCAGGAACTTAAAGGACAAGTAGACACTCTTTCTTTTGCTATTGCTGATTATTATGAACAATCTAAAATACAGAATATAGAAAAAAGCTTAACTAAAGAAATGTTAGAATTCAGAACAATGATTGAAGGCATTTATAAAAATAGTCACTCAGAAATTGAAGCAGAAATTAGTATTTATGCCTTTCTAAATCAATATCATTGGAATGATGGACGCTATCTATTTGCCTATAATGCCTCTTCTTATGTCAGTGTCGCCTACGGAAGTGACTTAAGTAATATAGGAAGTAGTGGTTTTAATAACGTCAGCCCTGATGGTAAATACTATGTACAAAATATCATTGCTGCAGCTAAGAAAGATGATATAGGATTCAGCCAATACACCTACTTAAATCCAAATACCAATATAATAGAAGATAAAATAACCGCTTCATTTTATTTCAAACCTTTAAACATAGTCATTGCCAGCGGTGAATATATTAGCACGCTTAGAATGAATAATATTAAAAATGCTTTGCATGCAGTAACCATCGCTAAATATGGTGAAAATGGGTATTTTTGGATTCAAGATAAAAATGGGAAAATCATTGCTCACCCTAAAAAAGAGATTGTTGGGACGGTAGTAGATAGTTCAAAATTGGTAGCAAACAGCATTAAAGGTCAAACAGAAACCAGTGTAAAAATAATCTTTGAAAATCCAGTTACTAAAGAATATGAAAATAAAATTGCTTATGCTCGAAATATATTCTCTGACTGGGGCTGGACAATCGTAACAGGTGCTTATGAGAGTGATATTATTGCTGTTCAAGAAAGCTTAACCAGCGTGACTGAAGATATTTTTGGGGAACAAGTTTATTCAATGGTCACTACTTCGGCAATATTAATTATTTTGTCATTTGTTATCGTTATTTGGATCATTAGCGCTATTGTTAAAAGTTTACTGACGTTAAAAGAGAGAATCGATACATTATCAACAGGTGAAGCTGATTTAACATCACGTATCGCCATAGTTTATGATGATGAGCTAGGTGATATCAGTCGTTCAGTGAATAACTTCATTATTTATTTACAATCTATGATGCTTGATATTTCACAAGCTTCAGTACATATCACAAAAAGTACTGAACAGCTTAATGATCAATCAATTAAAGTAAATAGTGCCTTGCTAACACACGCCAGTGAAACAGATCAGGTAGTGAGCGCTATTACAGAAATGAGTAGTACTTCTGAAACTGTGGCTCAAAATGCAGCAGATACCTCAATCAATACACAAAAAGCAAATGATGAAGCAATCTTATCTAAAGCCATTGTGACAGAAGCATCAAACAGTGTTATTGCACTCGTTGATGAGGTTGACTCCGCTTCAACCAGCATTAACACAATGAATGATAATACACAGGAAATTATCAAAGCATTGAGTGTGATTGGTGAAATAGCAGACCAAACTAACTTATTAGCGTTAAATGCCGCAATAGAAGCTGCACGAGCAGGTGAACAAGGCCGAGGTTTTGCAGTCGTTGCAGATGAAGTTCGTTCGTTAGCAGCACGTACTCAAACAAGCACAGCTGAAATAAACAAAATACTATCTACATTAAGTAACGATGCTGAAAATGCAGTAACAGCAATGGACGTGACAAGATCAAGTTGTCAGCGTACTGCCGAAAACACAGCTCGAGTGACAGATAGCTTAGATAATATGACTAATTTTATTATTCATATTAATGATCTGAACACACAAATAGCAACGGCATCAGAAGAACAAAGTGCAGTGACAGAAGAAGTTAATCGCAACATGACTAATATCAGTGAGATGGTAAAAGAACTAACAAGAAGTGGTCAAGAGACACTTGATAGTACTGAAAATCTAGCATCAGCAAACTCACAATTAGATTCGTTAGTTAAGAAATTCAAACTAGAATAA
- the serA gene encoding phosphoglycerate dehydrogenase produces MTKFSLNKDKIKILLLEGLHQSSVDTFTQAGYNNIESIKTSLNEDDLIEKIKDVHFIGIRSRSNLSAKVLAAADKLVAIGCFCIGTNQVDLGAAQTKGIAVFNAPFSNTRSVAELVLGQALLLLRGVPERNAKAHRGEWDKSATASYEARGKNLGIIGYGHIGTQFGILAEGLGFNVSFYDIESKLTLGNATQVATMKELLEKSDVVSLHVPEVDSTKNMMGAKEFAQMKDGAIFMNAARGTVVDIPALCEALRSKKLSGAAVDVFPTEPKSNNEEFESPLREFDNVILTPHVGGSTQEAQENIGYEVAGKLVKYSDNGSTLSSKNFPEVSLPLHKNASRLLHIHRNQPGILTKINLAFADNNINIAAQYLQTNENIGYVVIDVNSEDADTALDKLKEIEGTIRARLLN; encoded by the coding sequence ATGACTAAGTTTTCACTCAATAAAGATAAAATTAAAATTCTTCTTTTAGAAGGTTTACACCAGAGTTCAGTTGATACTTTTACTCAAGCTGGTTACAACAATATCGAAAGTATTAAAACATCACTAAATGAAGATGATTTAATCGAAAAAATTAAAGACGTGCATTTTATCGGTATTCGTTCGCGCTCTAACTTATCAGCAAAAGTATTAGCAGCAGCAGACAAACTAGTTGCAATTGGTTGTTTTTGTATTGGTACTAACCAAGTAGATTTAGGTGCTGCACAAACAAAAGGTATTGCCGTTTTTAATGCGCCTTTCTCAAACACTCGAAGTGTTGCAGAACTAGTACTTGGTCAAGCACTTTTATTATTACGTGGTGTACCTGAGCGTAATGCTAAAGCTCACCGTGGCGAGTGGGACAAATCAGCAACAGCTTCTTATGAAGCACGTGGTAAAAACTTAGGTATTATTGGTTACGGTCATATCGGTACTCAATTTGGTATTCTTGCTGAAGGTCTAGGTTTCAATGTTTCTTTCTACGATATCGAAAGCAAACTAACACTAGGTAATGCAACTCAAGTAGCAACCATGAAAGAGCTATTAGAGAAATCTGATGTCGTCAGCCTACATGTACCAGAAGTTGATTCTACAAAAAATATGATGGGTGCTAAAGAGTTTGCGCAAATGAAAGATGGTGCAATCTTCATGAATGCGGCACGCGGTACGGTTGTAGATATCCCTGCATTATGTGAAGCATTACGTAGCAAAAAACTATCTGGTGCAGCGGTTGATGTTTTCCCAACAGAACCAAAATCAAACAATGAAGAATTTGAATCTCCATTACGTGAATTTGATAATGTTATCCTTACTCCACATGTTGGTGGTAGTACACAAGAAGCACAAGAAAATATCGGTTATGAAGTTGCTGGTAAATTAGTTAAGTACTCTGATAACGGTTCAACACTGTCTTCTAAAAACTTTCCTGAAGTATCTTTACCACTTCATAAAAATGCAAGTCGTCTATTACACATTCACCGTAACCAACCGGGTATCTTAACTAAGATTAACTTGGCATTTGCTGATAACAATATCAATATTGCAGCACAATACTTACAAACTAATGAAAATATTGGTTACGTTGTTATTGATGTAAACAGTGAAGATGCAGATACTGCATTAGATAAGCTAAAAGAAATCGAAGGGACAATTCGAGCACGTTTATTAAACTAA
- the rpiA gene encoding ribose-5-phosphate isomerase RpiA — MTQDDKKKAAAYAALEYVEKDTIIGVGTGSTVNHFIDALATIKNSIVGAVSSSEASTDKLKSYGIEVFDLNEVSELSVYVDGADEINPYNHMIKGGGAALTREKIVSAVADKFICIVDDTKNVDILGDFPLPVEVIPMARSYVARELVKLGGDPVYREGVITDNGNVILDVHNLKIAEPLTLENKINSIVGVVTNGLFANRAADVVLVGAEDGVKTLK, encoded by the coding sequence ATGACTCAAGATGATAAGAAAAAAGCAGCCGCTTATGCAGCCTTAGAATATGTTGAAAAAGATACCATCATTGGTGTTGGAACAGGCTCAACGGTAAATCATTTTATTGATGCGTTAGCAACAATAAAAAATAGCATAGTAGGCGCAGTATCCAGTTCAGAAGCTTCAACAGATAAATTAAAATCGTACGGTATCGAAGTATTCGACCTAAACGAAGTCTCTGAATTAAGTGTATATGTTGACGGAGCAGATGAAATTAACCCATACAATCACATGATTAAAGGCGGCGGTGCTGCATTAACACGTGAAAAGATTGTTTCAGCAGTAGCAGATAAATTCATTTGTATTGTTGATGATACTAAAAACGTCGATATTTTAGGTGACTTCCCACTGCCTGTTGAAGTCATTCCAATGGCACGTAGCTACGTTGCTCGTGAACTTGTTAAGTTAGGCGGCGACCCTGTTTACCGTGAAGGAGTGATCACAGATAACGGTAATGTTATTTTAGATGTTCATAACCTAAAAATTGCTGAGCCATTAACACTAGAAAATAAAATCAATTCAATCGTCGGTGTTGTGACAAATGGTTTATTTGCAAATCGCGCGGCGGATGTTGTTTTAGTCGGTGCAGAAGACGGCGTAAAAACACTAAAATAA
- a CDS encoding 5-formyltetrahydrofolate cyclo-ligase, which translates to MTDNISQQRDLIRRQVRAARKALLPKQQLQASSQLLNRLIKHPKVKKSQHISLTLAHDGEIDLHPFIEWCWQQRKQVYLPVVHPTSPGELLFLAYQEETVMVNNRYGIKEPKLQFNVNSSITSHNNEHQSNIIAENSAPYFNTFPAQKLDIVFTPLVAFDPQGNRIGMGGGYYDRLLAPWFSDKIGPYPIGLAHNCQYVDLLPIQAWDVPLPEIMTPLQHFHFS; encoded by the coding sequence ATGACCGACAACATTTCCCAGCAACGAGACTTAATTCGACGACAAGTTCGTGCTGCACGCAAAGCATTGTTACCAAAACAGCAACTACAAGCGTCATCACAACTATTAAACCGCTTAATTAAACATCCTAAAGTGAAAAAATCTCAGCATATTTCCTTAACACTCGCACATGATGGTGAAATCGATTTACATCCTTTTATTGAATGGTGTTGGCAACAAAGAAAACAGGTTTATTTACCCGTTGTTCATCCCACCAGTCCTGGTGAATTATTGTTTTTAGCCTATCAAGAAGAGACAGTGATGGTTAATAATCGCTATGGTATTAAAGAACCTAAACTCCAGTTCAATGTAAACTCTAGCATCACTTCTCATAACAATGAACATCAATCGAATATTATCGCCGAAAATTCAGCTCCTTACTTTAATACTTTCCCAGCTCAAAAATTAGATATCGTGTTCACACCATTAGTTGCCTTTGATCCCCAAGGAAACAGGATTGGTATGGGGGGAGGATATTACGATCGTTTATTAGCCCCTTGGTTTTCTGACAAAATAGGCCCCTATCCAATCGGGCTTGCGCATAACTGTCAATACGTTGATTTATTACCGATTCAAGCTTGGGATGTACCTTTACCTGAAATAATGACTCCTTTACAACATTTTCATTTCTCTTAA
- a CDS encoding cell division protein ZapA, whose product MAQLDITILGQQYKIGCPDGEQENLLSTVSQVDEHLKEMKSSGRTLRNEQLVVMAALNYRHQLNTIKAEAQEQTDQLNKRIQELQDAINGALNKTTTKE is encoded by the coding sequence ATGGCGCAACTTGATATAACTATTTTAGGCCAACAATATAAAATCGGCTGCCCTGACGGTGAGCAAGAAAACTTATTAAGTACCGTCTCTCAGGTAGATGAGCATTTAAAAGAAATGAAAAGTAGTGGAAGAACATTACGAAACGAACAATTAGTGGTAATGGCTGCATTAAACTACCGCCATCAATTAAATACCATAAAAGCAGAAGCTCAAGAACAAACAGATCAATTGAATAAGCGTATTCAAGAACTTCAAGATGCAATTAATGGCGCACTAAATAAAACAACCACTAAAGAGTAA
- a CDS encoding UPF0149 family protein, which translates to MSSAVLPSFDKISQALDSADLFTNAAETHGVLSGFVCGGVALDDKSWQPLFNDVVNEGMALPQAVKSLVSNIYADVVKQCTDDGLGFNLLLPEDNKPLDERAEAMAQWAQGFLVGFGMVQQALNQASDDVQEVIRDIRDISQLSLDFEQEDEDSEIAFTEIVEYLRVSAMLCFNTFSRNTPLPVSKTLH; encoded by the coding sequence ATGAGTTCTGCCGTTCTACCAAGTTTTGACAAAATATCCCAAGCCCTTGACAGTGCTGACCTATTCACCAATGCAGCGGAAACACATGGCGTGTTATCTGGCTTTGTTTGCGGTGGTGTTGCCCTTGATGATAAAAGCTGGCAGCCATTATTTAATGATGTTGTTAATGAAGGTATGGCACTACCACAAGCAGTGAAAAGCTTGGTTTCAAATATTTATGCTGATGTTGTCAAACAATGTACCGATGATGGTTTAGGTTTTAATTTACTTTTACCAGAAGACAACAAACCCTTAGATGAACGAGCGGAAGCCATGGCGCAATGGGCGCAAGGTTTCCTAGTGGGTTTCGGTATGGTTCAACAGGCTCTTAATCAAGCATCGGATGATGTTCAAGAAGTTATTCGCGATATTCGCGATATTTCACAGCTATCTTTGGATTTTGAACAAGAAGATGAAGACTCTGAAATTGCTTTTACTGAAATTGTTGAGTACCTTCGTGTCAGTGCTATGTTATGTTTTAATACTTTTTCTCGTAATACGCCGTTACCTGTTTCTAAGACCCTGCATTAA